The following proteins are co-located in the Palaemon carinicauda isolate YSFRI2023 chromosome 3, ASM3689809v2, whole genome shotgun sequence genome:
- the LOC137638527 gene encoding uncharacterized protein: MEEQLRVLREELRLSKEREERLLVENERLNWENAVMQKELRELKGTVAKVEECFEMRMKENEERMEKRMEDMIGQVMGMMKTVVGEGAVGGVASASGNGLIVEEDRVSDNGDGSDSDIESKGPRHSKIGTKGDRKKEKKGKDSVKKEKKKGQGVSEDDHEWVKVVSKKKGKKGIVKDRTLSVELDSLYSNEEEGNKKGVDSEDSSENEVEEVCKTVFMREVPRCASFNEHSSRDVYDFFREYEKFCQAKYGDSKRVWARELGEFLSGYLLTMYGVIMSVGEVEYESVKKRIIEQVKRMKGSVRYKRKNDFDEARMKVGEAISMYVCRLETLARKKYGDEGINENKELMKKFLGTVPESVCEFINLKRKEKMRWTRERLTWDDILEIVEDYELDRCMKESKSVSVRTGMEECVPEFGSFRDAVMRGPMRAADSVVDRSVRVSNVGIPMPRNDGFRQGNQVWRDRSASTQQVRLGSGIREERCYRCGKVGHKKNECRWALGACFGCGETGHRISDCKKEKVVKCYRCGMTGHIASGCRNNRMNVICGNCGKDGHYARMCKEQRGKCTECGADGHVARVCRKKGSSQPGCSGN, translated from the coding sequence atggaggagcaattaagggttttgagggaggaattgcggctgagtaaggagcgtgaggagaggttgctagtagagaatgagaggttgaactgggagaatgcggtgatgcagaaggagcttagggagttaaagggaactgtagcgaaagtggaagaatgttttgagatgaggatgaaagagaatgaggaacgaatggagaaacgaatggaagatatgatagggcaagtaatggggatgatgaaaactgttgtaggtgaaggtgcagtcggaggagtggcttctgcttctggtaacgggttgattgtggaagaggatagggtaagtgataatggggacggtagtgatagtgatattgaaagtaaagggcctagacatagtaagattggaacgaagggtgataggaagaaggagaagaaaggtaaagatagtgtgaagaaagaaaagaagaaaggtcagggtgtgagtgaggatgatcatgaatgggtgaaggtggtaagtaagaaaaagggtaagaagggaatagttaaagataggactttgagtgtagaattagattcattgtattcaaatgaagaagaaggcaacaagaagggagtagacagtgaagatagtagtgagaatgaagtagaggaagtttgtaagacagtgtttatgagagaggttcctaggtgtgcaagttttaatgaacatagcagtagggatgtatatgacttctttagggaatatgaaaagttttgtcaggctaagtatggggatagtaagagagtttgggctagggagttgggagaatttttgtcaggatatttgttgacgatgtatggggtgataatgagtgtaggagaggttgagtatgaaagtgtaaagaagaggataattgaacaggtaaaacgtatgaaaggtagtgttaggtataagcgaaaaaatgattttgatgaagcacgaatgaaggtgggtgaagcaatctcgatgtatgtatgtcggttagaaacattggctagaaagaagtatggggacgaaggaataaacgaaaataaggaactaatgaagaagtttttgggtacagtaccagagagtgtgtgtgagtttattaatttgaaacggaaggagaaaatgaggtggactagagagagattgacttgggatgatattttagagatagttgaggattacgagttggataggtgtatgaaagaaagtaaatctgtgagtgtaagaactggaatggaggaatgtgtgccagaatttggtagttttagagatgctgttatgagagggccaatgagggcagctgatagtgtagtagatagaagtgttagggtgagtaatgtaggaatacctatgccgagaaatgacgggtttagacagggaaaccaagtttggagagatagaagtgctagtacgcagcaagttaggttaggtagtggtatccgtgaagagaggtgttataggtgtgggaaggtaggacataaaaagaacgagtgtagatgggcattaggagcatgtttcgggtgtggagagacagggcatcgtattagcgactgtaagaaagagaaagtggttaagtgttatcggtgtggtatgactggacacatagcgagtggatgccgtaataatcgtatgaatgtaatttgtggtaattgtggtaaggatggtcattatgctagaatgtgcaaggagcaacggggtaagtgtactgaatgtggtgcagatgggcatgtagctagggtttgtagaaagaagggatcaagtcagccaggatgttcgggaaactaa